Genomic segment of Mastomys coucha isolate ucsf_1 unplaced genomic scaffold, UCSF_Mcou_1 pScaffold23, whole genome shotgun sequence:
ATGCCTAGTAGCTTTCTTGGTGATGCTGGTTCCTGTTTCTATGCCTCTGATGATGATAATACTCaacttgacacagggtctcactatgtagccccaacTGGCCTGGAACCCAAAATGTAGATCAGGCCAAACTCAAATtgacagtgatcctcctgtctttgtcttctgagtggtgggattaaggGTGTATACCACCATCCTGGCCTATGTCTGTGATCCCTTTGATAGTCTGGAATCCTAGAACAAACACTTGTGCCAACAAGAGGCCTCagctcttcttcctgtctctctgaggCCTTGTTCCCATCAGTTGAGTTTCCCATTTTATCCTAGAGAGAAAAAAACTATATATCCCATCTCTATCCCAGTGTGCTTACTTCAACTTTAACATATTGTTATTATGTTATTATGGAGGGAAAAAGAATACAAGCTAACAAGATGATATTATGTATAAGCTGCTCTATTCAATGACCTCACTTAAAAATTTATTCTACAATAGCTAGTTCTAGGAAATGAACATATTTTGAGCTTGTAAAGCACACCTGTAAGCCAGTGTAGTACACCCTTCAATTCTTTCATCTATTCTCAGGGAACTTAAAAGCAATGTCCAAGATGTATACTTTTTCCAAGCTAAGGTAGATATTTAGGACACATATAGATGTGTGTACATAGCACTTACTGTGTAAACAAACACCATTGTTTATTCTGTGAGTAAATTATAACTTAGAAGGTATGTGTTTTTATTTCGGTCAATAGGGTTAAGTCTAGTGCAGCGTTTGAGGCCTGATTTCAAGCGGAAGTACTCCTCTATGTTTGAAGATGACACGGTGACAGAGTACATCTACCACTGTAATGTACAGACCCCCAGGTAAGGTTTATGGTTCTgaatcatttttctcatttttattagctCTTTGAACATTTTGCACCAactattttgatcatgtttactTTCCCCCAACTACCCCAAAAGCTGTCGCTGTCCCCACTTACTGAGCATTGGGCAAAGTCTGAGGATGTGGGTCACTGTGGGGGGTAAAGGCCTGAAGTTCCTAGGAGGAACCTCAAGAAGGGAGTGTGATTCAGGGATATTTttgctacatagggagtttgaagccagcaagCATGGTGTCTCCTAAGCTCAGTTTAAAGCTCTGCCTCAGTGGTTCTATGTTTCATCACTGACATACTGAGACAGTCCTAGTTTAGCCAGGCCACGGATGGTGCCGTAGTGTACTGCAGCACTGCTTCATTAGAGACAGACCTAGGGCAAGGCCAGAAGGCACACACAGCTTCTCCTGGGTTCATTGGTAGGTGAAGCTGCAGCAGTCTCTCAACACAGGGTAGATTCCTGGCAGGAATAGAGGGGCTGCAGACTGGGTCCTAAGAGCCTGCAGTTGTGTGAGTGCCTGGCTGGTCCTTAGATCTCTGTTTTCATCAACTTGTTCAGTAGCTTCCGGTGCTGCTGCAGAGCATCCATTATTTCAGCTTCAGTTTCTTATTTTGAATTAGAAGAAAACTTTGATTTAGTTACATTACTACAGTCCTATTTACCCAACAGCAATAATGTGTGGATCCCCCCATACGTTATCTAGTAACtagtttaaaagtttaaacagatttttttttttaaatcttgggaAAGCCAAATATGAGTATGTTTTAACAGGTGAGACTGTAGCACAAACTCATCCCCAAGTTCACTCAgtatggttctctctctcctctctatagTGGTGAGACAGCTTTCAAAAACATGACGATTCCTTATGGGTGGGCAAAGCGACCAATGCTTCAGCGGATAGGTGGCTTGCATCCTGACATTCCAGTTTCAGTGATCTTTGGTGCCCGATCCTGCATAGATGGCAATTCTGGCACCAGCATCCAGTCACTGCGACCGAAGTCATACGTGAAGACAATAGTGAGTATGGAGCTGGCTTTGGTTTTTATTCAGGGAAGTGTGTTTGATTACTCCCTTGAGGTTTCCAGTCTGGGCTCCCCTCACAGCCCCCATTCAGAGACCTGATGTCACAGGGCTTTGGGCGAGGTTTGAGCCATACACACTTTGATGTCCCAGTAGTGCATCACCTTTCTGAGATCGTCCCAGTCTCTCTAGAGACACTGAAAGACTGGTTCAGAACCAGACAGCCTCACACCTACTtcccagcacagcacacacagttgTGGTTTGTACTGGGTCCTGCATTAGCCCTTCAGTTTAGAATGTTATTTCTGCTGGTTCTTGTGTGGTGGAATTGATTAAGATTCAGGAGATTTTCCTGTTTAGCTCAAAGCCTTTTGATAGAAATCCTAAGTCATTTTCGGATGAGTCTCAGCTATTCTTTTAAGAGTGGCTCTTTGCTTCTGAAGATTGCTGTGTTTCAGTACTGCTTTCTCATCTGCCATGGCGGCTCTTCCTTTCCCAGGCTATCCTCGGGGCAGGGCATTATGTGTATGCAGATCAGCCAGAAGAGTTCAACCAGAAAGTCAAGGAGATCTGCCACACAGTAGACTGAGCACACCGAACCATGCAGGAGCACCTGAGACTGATGCCGTTCCTGAGCCATACCCACAACCACAGGAAGACGAAGAAGTACAGCCCAAGAACCAGGAAGTCTCCTGGACTGGACTCTGCAGTTTTCCACATTTAAACCGATTAGTGCCTTCTAGAAGAatggcttttctttctcctacacaaaattaaaatgcacGAGAGTCTCCCAATTTAATAGTAGCCTTAAATAAAGGTTGTCCTTTTGATGTCCTGAAAAATTGTGATTTTTCAGCTGAGACTTTTCTCATTTTCACCTAACTGCTTGTTAGGTGTGTTTCGTATTGCAGTCTGTATGCAGCTATCTGGCCACTTCTGGGCCTGCTGTGTTAGGTGCTATGGAGCTgcactttattttctttgcatgtgTTTACCATCTCTAACAACTAACACAGTTAACCCCAGTGTTTTTATGTAAAGAGATTTCAATTTAGAATACTTCATTTGTGAGATGGAGtttagaatatttcattttgaaatggaaTGAAAGGATAGGTTTTGATGTAAAGGAAGGGAGTCAATCACTAGCTAGGGTTAACTTTCCTTGTCTTCCTGCTTTATGATCAAGGCTGTTCAGCATTTTAAATGTGTTCCATGGTGACATGAAGCTTACAGCAGCACAGTTCCTGGGCACCTTCTGTGTGTGATCTACAGGGTTCTATGACAACATATGCAGAGACTTGGCAGTTCAAGGGCAAAGTAGCCTGGACCTGAGACCTgtccctcttcctttccaatatcCCCAGGAACCAGGATCTGGTGAATGAACAGGTCTCCTCACGTACACGGATAGTAAGACTGTTGCCTCTCGGTAAGCTAAGTCACCCTGTGTTCTCACGAACAGCCAACTTATATGGTGCTTACACTGGACTACATGTTAccactaacatttaaaaatatgtgctgCTGTTACATCTCATGGCACCAGAAATGAGATagaacttgtatttatttttattgactatTATGCTAATCTAATCACTTATATACTTGaagtaaaattatgaaaaaatctATGTTGTTTGAACTGTTTGGCAGAGACCACCATTGAATTTATAACTTTCTGACAGtgttaaaatgagagaaaatttgAAACTATGGAAAGCTCCATCTAGTAgctggatgctgagaaagccttCTGTATagagaacaaaaaacaaagaacattgtTATCAACATTGTTTGTCCAGGAGGAAAGCAGATTACACAAATAAAAACTAGACCTCAGAAATCATGACTTGATGACTTGAGCTATTACATTTTTAGTGGCTAGTCaggaaaatgtttttgaaaatgtaaaattatatcaCAGTTAATAAACTGCCAGAAAGATTAGCTCCATACTATAGGAGAATGTGTAAATCATATTGACGCGGGACAAGCAGCGTCCTAGTGACCCTTTATCTGACTCATTTAGTGCATTAGGTCAGAACAAGAAGCCACTATAAGACCAAAAGTGCTTGTTTTTGCCACCTTGAGAATAAAAGTAGCCTTTTTCCCCTTCATAGTTAGTGCTGTGGATGGCCAGATCCACACTTGAGAATGGTATAACGTTTGGGCAGGGCTCTTGTTTGGCATTCACCGGCCTCAGTCAGTCTTTGTTCACCGAAGAAAACATTTCTGCACAAGAAACTGGTCCTCCCAAAGAAACTGGCTTCCCTACTGACTTGCTTTGCTTTATTGGAAACATGTTGTGAAGCTTCTTAAACATTAAAATCTCCTTGATGTATGTGATTTTTGTAAAAGTTGAAGTAGTGAAGTTTATAGTCTGCAAATTCTTGAGAACAGTGGTTGCTAAATATCTTTTCTTGTAAACAGTCTCTTATATCTTTGGTCTTTGCTAAGTTATTTTACAGAATAAACTCGACAGTGCTAGCACCAGTGGGTGAGCTGTGTGTTTTCTTGAGTCTTTGGCAAGGACCCACCTGTCAGAATAGCCATGACAGTCCCACGAACACTGTGGTTCTGAGGATCACTGCTCCGTACTATGCAAGCAAGCTTGGTTCCGAGGATGGCTGCTCCGTACTATGCAAGCTTGGTGGCAGTTGTGCAGAGCTTCACTCATGACCATGCAGGTCCTTGAAAAGCTTCCTATTGTCTTCATGGTAGGGTTCATCTCAGTGTCAGAACTCTCTATTCATATGTGTCTTTGACTAAGCAGCCACACCAGGTCCCAGCACACTTGTACCAAGTATAGAAAATAAGAGGCCTAGAGAGTGGTGGTGAGGAGGGAAGACAGACTCAGTAACAGCTGCAAGCGGCAAGTCCAGAGCCGATAAAGGAGGCATCTCACCGATGGGAAACCGGTGATGTGGTACAAGTGTGGGTGGTCATGTGAGAGAGCCGATGAAGGAGGCATCTCACCGATGGGAAATGGGTGAAGTGGTACAAGTGTGGGTGGTCATGTGAGAAGTAAAGCCAGTTGCATTTTCCTGTGTACAGGAGTAAAATCTGAATGCATCAACAACCTAATCAGAGGAATGAAAGCTTCTAAGCATTGTGAAATTAAGTCTGGAATCAGACATGGAAATTCAGCTATAACATAATCATTGTATTAATTTCCCTGTTAAATATGGGACAAAGGTAGCTGCCCGTCATCAGCTTTGtagtaggcaggcatggtggcattcGGGTGGCATCAGCTTTGtagtaggcaggcatggtggcattcGGGTGGCAGGGGTGGCAGGAGCAGCAGGCTACTTGTCATATCTCATCACTAGACCACCAGGAAGCAGAGTGCTCAGGCAGGAATCCAGGCAGGCTCTCATCCCTTTACTCCTGGCCCTTCATCTGCTAGCCTAGGCCCCATGTCCAAATGCTTGCATGACCTTGCAAAacagccaccagctggggaccaagatGACAGCTGAACCAATAACAGCCATATACTGGACTGTTATACAGTCTTACAAACAAGGTAGATctgtaatgttttcatttttcaaaagcatcaaattttgaaaacagaaaaatgcagaatattccatgtatatatgtatgcaggcacacacagatatGTGAATGCATACAGAATAGTGtgttcctgaagttctttaaAGTTATGCTTAACACACATATGCTCAACGATGTGTAAAGATAGTTTTTGGAAGAAAAACTTGAGTTTTTTAACAGTGGTTAGCTTCAAAGAGAGATGCTTCtgtttatacatataaatgctgGGGCCTTGTACATTCATTGTGTCGTAATGAAAGCCACATAAAATACAGGGAATAATCTTGGTTACTATAAGGTAGGTAAGAAAGCAACTAGGATT
This window contains:
- the Abhd5 gene encoding 1-acylglycerol-3-phosphate O-acyltransferase ABHD5 isoform X3 is translated as MKAMAAEEEVDSADAGGGVSHLILVEPWGFPERPDLADQERPIPVWIRALGAALTPFNPLAGLRIAGPFGLSLVQRLRPDFKRKYSSMFEDDTVTEYIYHCNVQTPSGETAFKNMTIPYGWAKRPMLQRIGGLHPDIPVSVIFGARSCIDGNSGTSIQSLRPKSYVKTIAILGAGHYVYADQPEEFNQKVKEICHTVD